From the genome of Helicobacter pylori, one region includes:
- the hefC gene encoding efflux RND transporter permease subunit HefC, whose amino-acid sequence MYKTAINRPITTLMFALAIVFFGTMGFKKLSVALFPKIDLPTVVVTTTYPGASAEIIESKVTDKIEEAVMGIDGIKKVTSTSSKNVSIVVIEFELEKPNEEALNDVVNKISSVRFDDSNIKKPSINKFDTDSQAIISLFVSSSSVPATTLNDYAKNTIKPMLQKINGVGGVQLNGFRERQIRIYADLTLMNKYNLTYADLFSTLKAENVEIDGGRIVNSQRELSILINANSYSVADVEKIQVGNHVRLGDIAKIEIGLEEDNTFASFKDKPGVILEIQKIAGANEIEIVDRVYEALKHIQAISPKYEIRPFLDTTSYIRTSIEDVKFDLVLGAILAVLVVFAFLRNGTITLVSAISIPISVMGTFALIQWMGFSLNMLTMVALTLAIGIIIDDAIVVIENIHKKLEMGMSKRKASYEGVREIGFALVAISAMLLSVFVPIGNMKGIIGRFFQSFGITVALAIALSYVVVVTIIPMVSSVVVNPRHSRFYVWSEPFFKALESHYTKLLQWVLNHKLIIFIAVVLVFVGSLFVASKLGMEFMLKEDRGRFLVWLKAKPGVSIDYMTQKSKIFQKAIEKHAEVEFTTLQVGYGTTQNPFKAKIFVQLKPLKERKKEHELGQFELMSALRKELKSMPESKGLESINLSEVSLLGGGGDSSPFQTFVFSHSQEVVDKSVANLKKFLLESPELKGKIEGYHTSTSESQPQLQLKILRQNANKYGVSAQTIGSVVSSAFSGTSQASVFKEDGKEYDMIIRVPDNKRVSAEDIKRLQVRNKYDKLMFLDALVEITETKSPSSISRYNRQRSVTVLARPKAGISLGEILTQVSKNTKEWLVEGANYRFTGEADNAKESNGEFLIALATAFVLIYMILAALYESILEPFIIMVTMPLSFSGAFFALGLVHQPLSMFSMIGLILLIGMVGKNATLLIDVANEERKKGLNIQEAILFAGKTRLRPILMTTIAMVCGMLPLALASGDGAAMKSPIGIAMSGGLMISMVLSLLIVPVFYRLLAPIDDKIKRFYQNQKTLE is encoded by the coding sequence ATGTATAAAACAGCGATTAATCGTCCTATTACGACCTTGATGTTTGCTTTGGCGATTGTCTTTTTTGGGACTATGGGTTTTAAAAAATTGAGCGTGGCGCTTTTCCCTAAAATTGATTTGCCTACGGTGGTGGTTACTACGACTTATCCTGGAGCTAGCGCTGAAATCATAGAGAGTAAGGTAACCGATAAGATTGAAGAAGCGGTGATGGGGATTGATGGGATCAAAAAGGTTACTTCCACGAGTTCTAAAAATGTGAGCATTGTTGTCATTGAATTTGAGTTAGAAAAGCCTAATGAAGAAGCCTTGAACGATGTGGTTAATAAAATTTCTTCGGTGCGTTTTGATGACTCCAACATTAAAAAACCCTCTATCAATAAATTTGATACCGACAGCCAAGCCATTATTTCGTTATTCGTGAGCAGTTCAAGCGTGCCTGCTACAACCCTTAATGACTACGCTAAAAACACCATTAAGCCCATGCTCCAAAAAATCAATGGGGTAGGGGGCGTGCAGCTCAACGGCTTTAGAGAGCGCCAGATTAGGATTTATGCAGATCTCACTTTGATGAATAAATACAATCTCACTTATGCGGATCTTTTCAGCACGCTTAAAGCGGAGAATGTGGAAATTGATGGGGGGCGCATTGTCAATAGTCAAAGGGAATTGTCTATTTTAATTAATGCGAATAGTTACAGCGTGGCGGATGTGGAAAAGATTCAAGTGGGTAATCATGTGCGTCTTGGCGATATTGCAAAAATTGAAATCGGTTTGGAAGAAGACAACACTTTTGCGAGCTTTAAAGACAAACCTGGTGTGATTTTAGAAATCCAAAAGATTGCCGGAGCGAATGAAATTGAAATCGTAGATAGGGTGTATGAAGCTTTAAAACACATTCAAGCCATTAGCCCCAAGTATGAAATCAGACCCTTTTTAGACACCACGAGCTATATCCGCACTTCTATTGAAGATGTGAAATTTGATCTAGTCTTAGGGGCGATTTTAGCGGTTTTAGTGGTGTTTGCGTTCTTGCGTAACGGCACGATCACTCTCGTTTCAGCGATCTCTATCCCTATTTCTGTCATGGGGACTTTTGCACTCATCCAATGGATGGGCTTTTCATTAAACATGCTCACCATGGTGGCTTTAACGCTAGCGATAGGGATCATCATTGATGATGCGATCGTGGTGATTGAAAACATCCATAAAAAGCTAGAAATGGGCATGAGCAAACGAAAAGCAAGCTATGAGGGGGTGAGAGAAATTGGCTTTGCTCTAGTAGCGATTTCAGCGATGCTGCTCTCTGTTTTTGTGCCCATAGGGAACATGAAAGGCATTATCGGGCGCTTTTTCCAAAGCTTTGGGATCACGGTGGCTTTAGCGATCGCTCTATCGTATGTGGTGGTCGTTACGATTATCCCCATGGTAAGCTCAGTCGTGGTTAATCCCAGGCATTCTCGTTTTTATGTGTGGAGTGAGCCTTTTTTTAAGGCATTAGAATCTCATTATACCAAATTACTCCAATGGGTATTAAACCACAAGCTCATTATCTTTATAGCGGTGGTTTTGGTGTTTGTGGGTTCGCTTTTTGTGGCTTCTAAATTGGGTATGGAGTTCATGCTGAAAGAAGATAGGGGGAGATTTTTAGTGTGGCTTAAGGCTAAACCGGGCGTGAGCATAGATTACATGACACAAAAGAGTAAGATCTTTCAAAAAGCGATTGAAAAACATGCTGAGGTGGAATTTACCACCTTGCAAGTGGGTTATGGCACCACACAAAACCCTTTTAAGGCTAAGATTTTTGTGCAACTTAAGCCTTTAAAAGAGCGTAAAAAAGAGCATGAATTGGGGCAATTTGAGTTGATGAGCGCTTTAAGGAAAGAATTAAAAAGCATGCCTGAATCTAAAGGTTTAGAGAGTATCAATCTTTCTGAAGTCTCGCTTTTAGGGGGCGGTGGGGATAGTTCGCCCTTTCAAACCTTTGTGTTTTCCCATTCTCAAGAAGTGGTGGATAAAAGCGTGGCGAATTTGAAAAAATTCTTATTGGAAAGCCCTGAATTAAAAGGCAAGATCGAAGGCTACCATACAAGCACGAGCGAATCGCAACCGCAACTGCAACTGAAAATCTTAAGACAAAACGCCAACAAATACGGCGTGAGCGCTCAAACCATTGGATCAGTGGTGAGCTCTGCTTTCTCTGGGACTTCTCAAGCGAGCGTGTTCAAAGAAGATGGTAAAGAATACGACATGATTATTAGAGTGCCTGATAACAAGCGCGTTTCTGCAGAAGACATCAAACGCTTGCAAGTGCGTAATAAATACGATAAATTGATGTTTTTAGACGCTTTAGTGGAAATCACAGAAACTAAAAGCCCGTCCAGTATTTCTCGCTATAACCGCCAACGCAGCGTTACGGTGCTCGCTCGGCCTAAAGCGGGTATCTCTTTAGGGGAAATTTTAACGCAAGTGAGCAAAAACACTAAAGAATGGCTGGTTGAAGGGGCGAATTACCGATTCACCGGAGAAGCGGATAACGCTAAAGAGAGCAATGGGGAGTTTTTGATCGCTCTAGCGACAGCGTTTGTGTTGATTTATATGATTTTAGCAGCGTTGTATGAGTCCATTTTAGAGCCTTTTATTATCATGGTTACCATGCCTTTAAGCTTTTCAGGGGCGTTCTTTGCTCTGGGTTTAGTCCATCAGCCTTTGAGCATGTTTTCTATGATAGGATTGATTTTGCTCATTGGTATGGTGGGTAAAAACGCCACGCTTTTAATTGATGTGGCGAATGAAGAGCGTAAAAAAGGTTTGAATATCCAAGAAGCCATTTTGTTTGCCGGCAAAACCCGTTTAAGACCGATTTTAATGACGACCATTGCGATGGTTTGCGGCATGCTGCCTTTAGCGTTGGCGAGTGGGGATGGAGCAGCGATGAAATCCCCTATAGGGATTGCGATGAGTGGGGGCTTGATGATTTCTATGGTGTTAAGCTTACTCATTGTGCCGGTGTTTTATCGTTTGCTCGCTCCCATAGACGACAAAATCAAGCGGTTTTATCAAAACCAAAAAACTTTAGAATGA
- the hefB gene encoding efflux RND transporter periplasmic adaptor subunit HefB, with the protein MIRKILIGLFLSFLNLEAGEKVYAIFNVQAIQDSKLTLDSTGIVDSIKVAEGSVVKKGDVLLLLYNQDKQAQSDSTEQQLIFAKKQYQRYSKIGGAVDKNTLEGYEFTYRRLESDYAYSIAVLNKTILRAPFDGVIASKNIQVGEGVNANNTVLLRLVSHARKLVIEFDSKYINAVKVGDTYTYSIDGDSNQHEAKITKIYPTVDENTRKVSAEALLSKPMAVGLFGDGFIQTK; encoded by the coding sequence ATGATACGAAAAATTTTAATAGGGCTTTTTTTGAGTTTTTTGAATTTGGAAGCTGGCGAGAAAGTGTATGCGATTTTCAATGTGCAAGCGATACAAGACTCCAAACTCACTCTGGATAGCACAGGGATTGTGGATAGCATTAAGGTTGCTGAGGGGAGCGTGGTCAAAAAGGGCGATGTTTTGTTGCTTTTGTATAATCAAGACAAACAGGCTCAAAGCGATTCTACCGAGCAACAACTTATTTTCGCTAAAAAGCAATACCAACGATACAGCAAAATTGGGGGTGCTGTGGATAAAAACACTCTAGAGGGTTATGAATTCACTTATAGGCGCTTGGAATCCGATTACGCTTATTCTATTGCGGTATTGAATAAAACCATTTTAAGAGCCCCTTTTGATGGCGTGATAGCGAGCAAAAACATTCAGGTGGGCGAAGGGGTGAATGCGAATAACACGGTGTTATTAAGACTCGTCAGCCATGCCAGGAAATTGGTTATTGAATTTGATTCTAAATACATTAATGCAGTCAAAGTGGGGGATACTTATACTTATTCTATAGATGGGGATTCCAATCAGCATGAAGCTAAAATCACTAAGATTTACCCCACGGTTGATGAAAACACCAGAAAAGTGAGCGCTGAAGCCCTTTTATCTAAGCCTATGGCAGTGGGGCTTTTTGGCGATGGGTTTATCCAAACGAAATAA
- the hefA gene encoding efflux RND transporter outer membrane subunit HefA: MKTIIRCMGLLGLCVTLTLAQAPSKTPDEIKQILNNYSHKNLKLIDPPTSSIEATPGFLPSPKETATTINQEIAKYHEKSDKAALGLHELLKGATTNLSLQAQELSVKQAMKNHTIAKAMFLPTLNANYYFKNENRDTPHFKHYNTQQLQAQVTLNVFNGFSDVNNVKEKSATYRSTVANLEYSRQSVYLQVVQQYYEYFNNLARMIALQKKLEQIKTDIKRVTKLYDKGLTTIDDLQSLKAQGNLSEYDILDMQFALEQNRLTLEYLTNLSVKNLKKTTIDVPNLQLRERQDLVSLREQISALKYQNKQLNYYPTVDVYDSWLYWIQKPAYALGGFGNFFPGQQNTAGVTASMKFFDDIGLSLQKQSIMLGRLANEKNLAYKKLEQEKDEQLYRKSLDIARAKIESSKASLDAANLSFANIKRKYDANLVDFTTYLRGLTTRFDAEVAYNLALNNYEVQKANYIFNSGHKIDDYVH, encoded by the coding sequence ATGAAAACTATTATAAGATGCATGGGTTTATTAGGTTTGTGTGTTACTCTAACTCTAGCGCAAGCCCCCTCTAAAACCCCAGATGAAATCAAGCAAATCCTTAACAATTATAGCCATAAGAATTTAAAGCTCATTGATCCGCCGACAAGTTCTATAGAAGCAACACCGGGTTTTTTGCCCTCGCCTAAAGAAACAGCGACCACGATCAATCAAGAGATTGCTAAATATCATGAAAAAAGCGATAAAGCCGCTTTGGGGCTTCATGAATTGCTAAAGGGGGCTACCACTAATCTCAGTTTGCAAGCGCAAGAACTCAGTGTCAAGCAAGCGATGAAAAACCATACCATCGCAAAAGCGATGTTTTTGCCCACTTTGAATGCGAATTATTATTTTAAAAATGAAAATAGGGACACTCCGCACTTTAAACATTATAACACGCAACAACTCCAGGCTCAAGTCACATTGAATGTGTTTAATGGTTTTAGCGATGTGAATAATGTCAAAGAAAAGTCTGCGACTTACCGATCCACTGTGGCTAATTTAGAGTATAGCCGCCAGAGCGTGTATTTGCAAGTGGTGCAACAATATTATGAGTATTTTAACAATCTTGCTCGCATGATCGCTTTACAAAAGAAATTAGAGCAAATCAAAACGGACATTAAAAGAGTTACTAAGCTCTATGACAAAGGGCTAACGACGATTGATGATTTGCAAAGCTTGAAAGCGCAAGGGAATTTGAGCGAATACGATATTTTAGACATGCAATTTGCTTTGGAACAAAACCGCTTGACTTTAGAATACCTCACTAACCTCAGTGTGAAAAATTTAAAAAAGACTACGATTGATGTGCCTAATTTGCAATTAAGAGAAAGGCAAGATTTAGTCTCTTTAAGGGAGCAGATTTCCGCGCTCAAATACCAAAACAAACAACTCAATTATTACCCTACAGTAGATGTGTATGACTCATGGCTTTATTGGATCCAAAAACCCGCTTACGCTTTGGGGGGTTTTGGGAACTTCTTCCCAGGCCAGCAAAATACGGCTGGGGTTACTGCGAGCATGAAATTTTTTGATGATATAGGGTTGAGCTTGCAAAAACAATCCATCATGCTAGGCCGATTAGCGAATGAAAAGAATTTAGCGTATAAAAAATTGGAGCAAGAAAAAGACGAACAGCTTTACAGAAAGTCGCTTGATATTGCCAGAGCCAAGATTGAATCTTCAAAGGCTAGTTTGGATGCGGCTAATCTTTCTTTTGCCAATATTAAAAGGAAATACGACGCTAATTTAGTGGATTTCACCACTTATTTAAGGGGCTTAACCACGCGCTTTGATGCAGAAGTGGCTTACAATTTAGCGCTCAATAATTATGAAGTGCAAAAAGCCAATTACATTTTTAACAGCGGGCATAAAATAGACGACTATGTGCATTAA
- the hemE gene encoding uroporphyrinogen decarboxylase, with protein MIFIDACFRKETPYTPIWMMRQAGRYLSEYQESRKKAGSFLELCKNSDLATEVTLQPVEILGVDAAILFSDILVVPLEMGLNLEFIPKKGPHFLETITDLKSVESLKVGAYKQLNYVYDTISQTRQKLSKEKALIGFCGSPWTLATYMIEGEGSKSYAKSKKMLYSEPEVLKALLEKLSLELIEYLSLQIQAGVNAVMIFDSWASALEKEAYLKFSWDYLKKISKELKKRYAHIPVILFPKGIGTYLDSIDGEFDVFGVDWGTPLEAAKKILGDKYVLQGNLEPTRLYDKNALEEGVERILKVMGNQGHIFNLGHGMLPDLPRENAKYLVQLVHAKTKR; from the coding sequence ATGATTTTCATTGATGCATGTTTTAGAAAAGAAACGCCTTATACGCCCATTTGGATGATGAGGCAAGCGGGGCGTTACCTTAGCGAATACCAAGAGAGTCGTAAAAAAGCGGGGAGCTTCTTGGAATTGTGTAAAAATAGCGATTTAGCCACAGAAGTTACCCTACAGCCAGTAGAGATTTTAGGCGTGGATGCGGCTATTTTGTTTAGCGATATTTTAGTAGTGCCTTTGGAAATGGGCTTGAATTTGGAGTTTATCCCCAAAAAGGGGCCGCATTTTTTAGAAACCATTACGGATTTAAAAAGCGTGGAAAGCCTGAAAGTAGGGGCTTATAAACAACTAAACTATGTCTATGATACGATTTCTCAAACGCGCCAAAAGCTTTCTAAAGAGAAAGCGTTAATCGGTTTTTGCGGATCGCCTTGGACTTTAGCGACTTACATGATAGAAGGCGAAGGGAGCAAATCGTATGCTAAAAGCAAGAAAATGCTTTATAGTGAGCCTGAAGTTTTAAAAGCGCTTTTAGAAAAATTAAGCCTTGAATTGATAGAGTATTTGAGCCTTCAAATCCAAGCAGGGGTCAATGCGGTGATGATCTTTGACTCATGGGCTAGTGCTTTAGAAAAAGAAGCGTATTTGAAATTCAGTTGGGATTATTTGAAAAAAATCTCTAAAGAGCTTAAAAAACGCTATGCGCATATTCCGGTTATCCTTTTCCCTAAAGGGATTGGCACTTATTTGGATAGCATAGATGGGGAATTTGATGTGTTTGGCGTGGATTGGGGCACGCCTTTAGAGGCGGCAAAAAAGATTTTAGGCGATAAGTATGTTTTGCAAGGGAATTTAGAACCCACCCGCCTTTATGATAAAAACGCTTTAGAAGAAGGGGTTGAAAGGATTTTAAAAGTCATGGGCAATCAAGGGCATATTTTTAATTTAGGGCATGGGATGCTGCCGGATTTACCCAGAGAAAACGCGAAATATTTAGTGCAATTAGTGCATGCTAAAACCAAGCGATAG
- a CDS encoding 3-methyladenine DNA glycosylase: protein MLDSFEILKALKSLDLLKNAPAWWWPNAFKFEALLGAVLTQNTKFEAVLKSLENLKNAFILENDDEINLEKITYIEFSKLAECVRPSGFYNQKAKRLINLSKNILKDFQSFENFKQEATREWLLDQKGIGKESADAILCYVCAKEVMVVDKYSYLFLKKLGIEIEDYDELQNFFEKGVQENLNPALALYENTISLAQLYARFHGKIVEFSKQKLELKL from the coding sequence GTGTTGGATAGTTTTGAGATTTTAAAGGCTTTAAAGAGCTTGGATTTATTGAAAAACGCCCCTGCTTGGTGGTGGCCTAACGCTTTTAAATTTGAAGCTCTACTGGGGGCGGTTTTAACGCAAAATACTAAATTTGAAGCCGTTTTGAAATCTTTAGAAAATCTAAAAAACGCTTTCATTTTAGAAAATGATGATGAAATCAATCTTGAAAAAATCACTTATATAGAGTTTTCAAAGCTTGCAGAGTGTGTCCGCCCTAGCGGGTTTTATAACCAAAAAGCCAAACGATTAATTAATTTGAGCAAGAATATTTTAAAAGACTTTCAAAGTTTTGAAAATTTTAAACAAGAAGCGACTAGGGAGTGGCTTTTAGACCAAAAGGGCATTGGCAAAGAAAGCGCGGATGCGATTTTATGCTATGTGTGCGCTAAAGAAGTGATGGTGGTGGATAAATACAGCTATCTTTTTTTAAAAAAATTGGGCATAGAGATAGAAGATTATGACGAATTGCAAAATTTTTTTGAAAAAGGCGTTCAAGAGAATTTAAATCCCGCTTTAGCGCTTTATGAAAACACCATTTCTTTAGCGCAACTTTATGCGAGATTCCATGGAAAGATTGTAGAATTTTCCAAACAAAAATTGGAATTAAAGCTTTGA
- a CDS encoding flagellin A: MAFQVNTNINAMNAHVQSALTQNALKTSLERLSSGLRINKAADDASGMTVADSLRSQASSLGQAIANTNDGMGIIQVADKAMDEQLKILDTVKVKATQAAQDGQTTESRKAIQSDIVRLIQGLDNIGNTTTYNGQALLSGQFTNKEFQVGAYSNQSIKASIGSTTSDKIGQVRIATGALITASGDISLTFKQVDGVNDVTLESVKVSSSAGTGIGVLAEVINKNSNQTGVRAHASVITTSDVAVQSGSLSNLTLNGVHLGNIADIKKNDSDGRLVAAINAVTSETGVEAYTDQNGRLNLRSLDGRGIEIKTDSVSGGPSALTMVNGGQDLTKGSTNYGRLSLTRLDAKSINVVSASDSQHLGFTAIGFGESQVAETTVNLRDVTGNFNANVKSASGANYNAVIASGNQNLGAGVTTLRGAMVVIDIAESAMKMLDKVRSDLGSVQNQMISTVNNISITQVNVKAAESQIRDVDFAEESANFNKNNILAQSGSYAMSQANTVQQNILRLLT, encoded by the coding sequence ATGGCTTTTCAGGTCAATACAAATATCAATGCGATGAATGCGCATGTGCAATCCGCACTCACTCAAAATGCGCTTAAAACTTCATTGGAGAGATTGAGTTCAGGTTTAAGGATTAATAAAGCGGCTGATGACGCATCAGGCATGACGGTGGCGGATTCTTTGCGTTCACAAGCGAGCAGTTTGGGTCAAGCGATTGCCAACACGAATGACGGCATGGGGATTATCCAAGTTGCGGATAAGGCTATGGATGAGCAGTTGAAAATCTTAGACACTGTTAAGGTTAAAGCGACTCAAGCGGCTCAAGATGGGCAAACTACAGAATCTCGTAAAGCGATTCAATCTGACATCGTTCGTTTGATTCAAGGTTTAGATAATATCGGTAACACGACTACTTATAACGGGCAAGCGTTATTGTCTGGTCAATTCACTAACAAAGAATTCCAAGTAGGGGCTTATTCTAACCAAAGCATTAAGGCTTCTATTGGCTCTACCACTTCCGATAAAATCGGTCAGGTTCGTATCGCTACAGGTGCGTTAATCACGGCTTCTGGAGATATTAGCTTGACTTTCAAACAAGTGGATGGCGTGAATGATGTGACTTTAGAGAGCGTAAAGGTCTCTAGCTCAGCAGGCACAGGGATCGGCGTGTTAGCAGAAGTGATTAACAAGAACTCTAACCAAACAGGAGTTAGAGCTCATGCGAGCGTTATCACCACAAGCGATGTGGCGGTCCAATCAGGAAGTTTGAGTAATTTAACCTTAAACGGGGTCCATTTGGGTAATATTGCAGATATTAAGAAAAATGACTCAGATGGGAGATTGGTTGCAGCGATCAATGCGGTCACTTCAGAAACCGGCGTGGAAGCTTATACGGATCAAAACGGACGCTTGAATTTGCGCAGTTTAGATGGTCGTGGGATTGAGATCAAAACCGATAGTGTCAGTGGTGGGCCTAGCGCTTTAACGATGGTTAATGGCGGTCAGGATTTAACAAAAGGCTCTACTAACTACGGAAGGCTTTCTCTCACACGATTAGACGCTAAGAGCATCAATGTCGTTTCGGCTTCTGATTCGCAGCATTTAGGTTTCACAGCGATTGGTTTTGGAGAATCTCAAGTGGCAGAAACCACGGTGAATTTGCGCGATGTTACTGGGAATTTTAACGCTAATGTCAAATCGGCTAGTGGCGCGAACTATAACGCCGTGATCGCTAGTGGCAATCAAAACTTGGGAGCTGGGGTTACAACCTTAAGAGGTGCGATGGTGGTGATTGATATTGCCGAGTCTGCGATGAAAATGTTGGATAAAGTCCGCTCTGATTTAGGTTCTGTGCAAAATCAAATGATTAGCACCGTGAATAATATCAGCATCACTCAAGTGAATGTTAAAGCGGCTGAGTCTCAAATCAGGGATGTGGATTTTGCTGAAGAGAGTGCGAATTTCAATAAAAACAACATTTTGGCGCAATCAGGTAGCTATGCGATGAGTCAAGCCAATACCGTTCAACAAAATATCTTAAGGCTTTTAACTTAG
- the tlpD gene encoding chemotaxis chemoreceptor TlpD, with protein MFGNKQLQLQISQKDSEITELKKEINLYQNLLNLCLHEGFVGIKNNKVVFKSGNLASLNNLEEQSVHFKENAESVNLQGVSYALKSQNIDGVQYFSLAKQAGCVGEYHKNDLFKTFCASLKEGLENAQESMQYFHQETGLLLNAAKNGEEHSAEGLATVNKTGQDIESLYEKMQNATSLADSLNQRSNEITQVISLIDDIAEQTNLLALNAAIEAARAGEHGRGFAVVADEVRKLAEKTQKATKEIAVVVKSMQQEANDIQTNTHDINSIVGSIKGDVEELKSTVKNNMIVAQAAKYTIYNINNRVFCGLAKLDHVVFKNNLYGMVFGLNSFDITSHKNCRLGKWYYEGAGKENFSNTSGYRALESHHASVHTEANDLVKAVQEDHITDSKYLEHKVHLMEDSAKHVKENIDKMFYEKQDELNKIIEKIQKGE; from the coding sequence ATGTTTGGGAATAAGCAGTTGCAACTTCAAATCAGTCAAAAAGATTCTGAAATTACGGAGTTAAAAAAAGAAATCAATCTCTATCAAAACCTTTTAAATTTGTGCTTGCATGAAGGTTTTGTAGGCATTAAAAACAATAAAGTCGTTTTTAAGAGTGGGAATCTTGCAAGCTTAAACAATTTAGAAGAACAAAGCGTTCATTTTAAAGAAAATGCAGAGAGCGTTAATTTACAAGGGGTTTCTTATGCTTTAAAAAGCCAAAATATTGATGGCGTGCAGTATTTTTCCTTGGCTAAACAAGCAGGTTGTGTGGGGGAATACCATAAAAATGATTTGTTTAAGACTTTTTGTGCGAGCTTAAAAGAGGGCTTAGAGAACGCGCAAGAAAGCATGCAGTATTTCCATCAAGAAACAGGCTTGCTCTTAAATGCGGCTAAAAATGGCGAAGAGCATTCTGCTGAAGGATTAGCGACCGTTAATAAAACGGGTCAAGACATTGAATCGCTTTATGAAAAGATGCAAAACGCCACTTCGTTAGCGGACTCCCTCAACCAACGGAGCAATGAAATCACTCAAGTCATTTCTTTGATTGATGATATTGCAGAACAAACCAATCTGTTAGCCCTAAATGCCGCTATTGAGGCCGCACGAGCGGGCGAGCATGGGAGAGGGTTTGCGGTGGTGGCTGATGAGGTGAGAAAACTCGCTGAAAAAACCCAAAAAGCCACTAAAGAAATCGCCGTTGTCGTTAAAAGCATGCAACAAGAAGCGAACGATATTCAAACCAATACCCACGATATTAATTCTATTGTAGGCTCTATTAAGGGCGATGTAGAAGAGCTTAAATCCACCGTAAAAAATAACATGATTGTCGCACAAGCGGCAAAATACACCATCTACAATATCAATAACCGGGTGTTTTGCGGTTTGGCCAAACTTGACCATGTGGTCTTTAAAAACAATCTTTATGGCATGGTTTTTGGTCTCAACTCCTTTGACATTACCAGCCATAAGAATTGCCGCTTAGGCAAATGGTATTATGAGGGCGCAGGCAAAGAGAATTTTTCCAACACTTCAGGCTATAGAGCTTTAGAAAGCCACCATGCGAGCGTGCATACTGAAGCTAATGATTTGGTTAAAGCCGTTCAAGAAGACCACATTACCGATTCAAAATACCTAGAGCATAAAGTGCATTTAATGGAAGATAGTGCTAAACATGTTAAAGAAAATATTGATAAGATGTTTTACGAAAAACAAGACGAACTCAATAAAATCATTGAAAAAATTCAAAAAGGTGAATGA
- a CDS encoding aminotransferase class I/II-fold pyridoxal phosphate-dependent enzyme has translation MFSKSLEALHHAKRYRKRELFDPLLKDYASNDYLGLSVKKGLLENAFNKLQVFEAHSPKASMLVNGYHPLHAELEERLAGLLGFESALLVGSGFLGNLALIDTLLVKNALLFMDEHYHASGIFSIKAKPDQVVFFSHNDAKDLQQKLFNAPKNKLKFIAIEGVYSMDASIAPYDFYAITQEIPNAFLIVDEAHSFGTIGENLLGFLEYYRIQERDKIIKLSTFSKALASYGACILAPLQIIEFLINRAKSVIYTTALSLLDTALTLVHLEYFIAQKQELKNELSQHQQIIFETLGIRTPTGFFTLEFENNLALLNAHHFLKEKGFLVGAIRPPTVSKPLLRISLSLKNSLKDTKELANTLLDYFKIQSSFKSG, from the coding sequence ATGTTTTCTAAATCTTTAGAAGCCCTACACCATGCCAAACGATACCGCAAAAGAGAGTTGTTTGACCCTTTATTAAAGGATTACGCTTCTAATGATTATTTGGGTTTGAGCGTTAAAAAAGGCTTGCTTGAAAACGCTTTCAATAAGCTCCAAGTCTTTGAAGCTCATTCCCCCAAGGCTTCCATGCTAGTGAATGGCTACCACCCTTTGCATGCAGAATTAGAAGAACGATTAGCGGGTTTGTTGGGGTTTGAAAGCGCTCTTTTAGTGGGGAGTGGTTTTTTGGGTAATCTGGCTTTAATAGACACCCTTTTAGTCAAAAACGCTCTCTTATTCATGGACGAACACTACCATGCAAGCGGGATTTTTAGCATCAAAGCGAAACCTGATCAAGTGGTTTTTTTCTCGCACAACGACGCTAAAGATTTACAACAAAAACTCTTTAACGCCCCTAAAAATAAACTCAAATTCATAGCCATTGAAGGGGTTTATTCTATGGATGCGAGTATCGCTCCCTATGATTTTTATGCAATCACTCAAGAGATTCCTAACGCTTTTTTAATCGTTGATGAAGCCCATAGTTTTGGGACTATCGGCGAGAATTTGTTGGGTTTTTTAGAATATTATCGCATCCAAGAAAGAGACAAAATCATTAAGCTCAGCACTTTCTCTAAAGCGCTTGCGAGCTATGGAGCGTGTATTTTAGCCCCTTTACAAATCATAGAGTTTTTAATCAACCGCGCTAAAAGCGTGATTTACACCACCGCTTTAAGCCTGTTAGACACCGCTTTAACTTTGGTCCATTTAGAATACTTTATCGCACAAAAACAAGAATTAAAAAACGAGCTTAGCCAACACCAACAGATTATTTTTGAAACCTTAGGCATTAGAACGCCCACAGGATTTTTCACTTTAGAATTTGAAAACAATCTTGCTCTTTTAAACGCCCATCATTTTTTGAAAGAAAAGGGGTTTTTAGTAGGAGCTATCCGCCCCCCCACGGTTTCTAAACCCCTTTTACGCATCTCTTTATCTCTCAAAAACAGCTTAAAAGATACCAAAGAGCTTGCAAACACCCTTTTAGATTATTTTAAAATACAATCTTCTTTTAAGAGTGGTTAA